Sequence from the Acidimicrobiia bacterium genome:
CGCGGCCGGTACCCCTGGTCGGGGTGTCCCCCGACCGCCTCATCCTCGAAGAGCACGGCCTTCCCGAATCGCAGTACGTCGGGCCGACAGGAATCCCCGGCGTGATGCAGCAGGCGTGCCTACTGGCGGACCTGAAGGCGGTTTCGATCTGGGCGGGTGCACCCCACTACCTGGCCGCCAACCACAACCCCATGGTGACGCTGGCCCTGTTGCGCAAGGCGGACGAGATACTCGGCTTCGGGTTCGACCTCACCGAGCTGGAACGATCGGCTTCCGAGTACCTGGCTCGTGTCGACGAGGCCATGGCCGACAACGATGAATTCGTCGCCTACCTCCGCAGCCTGGAGGCCGAGACGGAGCCGCCTCCCGACCTCGAAGGTGGCGCCGGGCTGATCGGCGAGATCGAGGACTTCCTCAAGGGGCGGTAGTCCCGTCTGCCACAGACCAGCGGCGACCCTCCCCCGCTGCGAACCGGGCGGCCCCCTCGGCGGCGACACCGATCGATTCCAGGCCGAGCCGGCGCTCTTCCTCAAGGGCGGGTCCCATCGGCACGCCCAGGGTGGCGTACACCGATGCCCGGTCTGATCGCAGCGTCGCCTGCGGGTGGGAGGCGATCTCCTCGGCGAGGTCGAGGGCGGCGGCGAGCTCGGTGTCCGGCGCCACCAGCCGATCGACGAGTCCGATCCGAAAGGCCTCCTCGGCAGGAACCCGGCGACCGGTGAGGATCAGATCGAGAGCGCGGCCCAGCCCGACCACCTGGGGCAGCCGCACCGTCCCGCCGTCCACCAGCGGCACCCCGAACCGCCGCTCGAGGCAGCCGAGCACCGCATCCTCGCCGGCCACCCGCAGGTCGCACCACAGGGCGAGCTCGAGGCCGCCTCCGACGGCGTACCCGGCGATGGCGGCGATCGTCGGCTTGGACACCATCGTCCGGGTCATCCCCAGGAAGCCGGCATCGTCGTCCACGAGGTCGAACGACTTGAGGTCGGCTCCGGAACAGAAGTGACCACCGGCCCCGGTGAGCACCCCCACGGCTGCGTCATCATCCTCCTCGAACCGCTGCCAGGCCCCAGCGAGGGCCAGTGCGGTCGCCCTATCGACGGCGTTTCGCCTCGCCGGGTTGGCGATGGTCACCACCGCGGCGTTGCCGACGTTCTCGTAGTGGACGGTCATGGCCCCTCCAGTCGATGGATACGGACCCGTTTCTACACTCGGTGTGTGTTCGTCGACGACCTGATCCGCTGGTTCCACCTGCTGGCCGCAGCAGTGTGGATCGGCGGGATGATCGTCGTCGCCAGCATCGTGCCCGCCCTGCGCAAGTCCGGCGCCGAACGCCGGCACCTTCAGGCCGCAGCGCGTCGCTTCGGCGCCGTGGCCTGGGTGGCCCTGACCCTGTCGGCGGTCACGGGCGTGCTCCAGCTGTACCGCTTGCAGATCGAGGTCCGCGGCAACACCACGCTGATGGTGAAGCTCTTGCTGGTCGGGCTCGCCGTCGGAGTCGCCTTCACCCACCAGGAGCTGGCGCGCGACGCCACCCCGGCGGTGCGTGGAGCCATGGAGGGGATCCTGCTCCTCATCGGGCTGGGGATCCTCACTGCGGCGGTAGCGCTGTGAGAAAAGGGCGAACCGGATGGCCGGCGGCGACGGCCGCCTGACTACTTCTTCTTGTGACGGTTGGCGCGCAAGCGCTTGCGATACTTGTGCTTGCTCATCTTCTTGCGCCGCTTCTTGATCAGGGAACCCATGAAAGCCTTCGTTCGAACGGGATTGGCCGCCGTAGGTTGCTAGGTCGCGTGTCCAACCGCAAACCCGCCTAGCCTTTCCGCCCGTGCCACCCATCATCGGTATCACCACGGGAAGGCGCCTCGTGGGTCCTTCCCCCGGGCAGGAGTCCGCCCACGCGACCCTCGCCACATACACCACCATGGTGCGGGCGGCCGGGGGCATCCCGATCCTGCTGGTGCCCGGGTCCGACGACGAAGCGAAGCGAGTGCTCGGGCTCATCGACGGCCTCTTGCTCTCCGGAGGCGGCGACGTCGACCCGGCTCGGTACGAAGGAGCCCGGCCCGCCTCCGTGTACGCCGTCGACGGGGCCCGCGACGGGTTCGAGATCACCCTGTCCCGCCTCGCCGCCGAGCGGCGCCTCCCCACTCTGTGCATCTGTCGCGGGCTTCAGGTGATGAACGTGGCCATGGGGGGCACCCTCATCGAGGACATCGCCGACGAGAATCCGGCTCATCTCATCCATCGGATGGACGGCGACGAAGCCCACCAGGCGCGACACGCCGTGACCATCGAGCCCGGCTCGAGCACCGCCAAGGCCCTGGGCAGGGAGCAGCTGGAGGTGAACACGCTGCACCATCAGGCGGTTCGTGCCATCGGATCGGGTCTGGTGGCAACCGGGTTCGCCCCGGACGGCATCGTGGAGAGCCTCGCCCCCGAGGACCCGGAGTGGCCGATGTGGGCCGTGCAGTGGCATCCGGAGTACCTGGGTCCTTCCGACGAGCCCTCCCTGGCCCTGTTCGAGGCCTTCATCCGGGCGGCGGGTGGATAGGCTCGACCCATGCCTGCGAACTTCGATCTCAGTGACCGGGTGGTGGTGGTAACCGGCTCGAGCCGGGGCATCGGAGAAGCCATCGCTCGCGCCGCCGCGGCTGCGGGAGCCGCCGTCGTCCTCGCCTCACGAAAGCAGGATCTGCTCGATGCCGTCGCCTCGGACATCAAGGAGGCGGGAGGGACCGCACTCCCGGTCGCGGCGCACACCGGTCGGCCGGACGAGGTGGACGCCCTCTTCGACCGGGTGATCGCCGAGTTCGGCCGGGTCGATGGCCTGGTCAACAACGCGGCGACCAACGTCTACTTCGGTCCGATGCTCGGAATCGACGAGGCGGCGTGGGACAAGATCTTCGAGGTGAACGTGAAGGGCTACTTCAACTGTGCCCGAGCGTTCGCCTCCCGCAATCAGGGAGGCGGCAGCATCGTCAACCTGGCTTCGGTGGTCGGCTTGCGAGCAGCGCCACTTCAGGGGGTGTACGGGATGACCAAGGCCGCCGTCGTCTCCATGACGCAGAGTCTGGCGATGGAGCTGGGGTCCGCTGCGATCCGGGTCAACGCCATCGCACCCGGACTGGTGGAGACGCAGTTCTCGCGAGTTCTCGTCGAGACCCCAGAGATCCGCGACCACTTCGTGGAGCGCACCGCACTGGGACGCATCGCCCAGCCCGACGAGATCGCCGGCACCGCCATCTACCTGCTCTCTGAGGCCTCGTCATACACCACCGGTCAGGTCGTCGTCGTCGACGGAGGGATGACCTCCACCTGACGACGACGGGAAGGCGGATCAGCCGACCCGCACACCCTCCCGGTCGACCGGCGGTTCCAACACCGAGCCGTGGACGCCGAGCACATCCTCGAAGGCCCTTCTGACGGCGTCGGCCGAGTCCTCGGTGGCCAGCGCCAGGACCGAAGGGCCGGCGCCGCTCCAGCAGGCGTGCAGCGCCCCACCACGGCGCGCCGCCACCATGAGCTCACTCGACACCGGTGACAGTGGTGAGCGCGGCTCCTCATGGACCTCGTCGCCGGCGGCAGCCGCCAGCGCTTCCGGGTCCCCGGTGCGCAGGCCCTCCACCAGAAACGCCAACCGTGCCGCGGTCCTCACCGCCACCTGTCGGGAGACCTGCTCCGGAAGTGCGGCGCGCGCCTCGGGGGTCGCCAACTCGTGATCGGGCACGGCCACCACCGCCACCAGCGCCGGGTGCAGGGCGATCTTGCGCACCTGACCCGCCGGTCCCACCAACACCAGGCCGCCGTGTACGGCGGCGGCGACGTTGTCGGCGTGCCCCTCGGCGGCGGCAGCCGTCCGCAGCACGCGCTCGAGGCGCGTCTCGCCACTCGATGCCTCTAGGGCGGCGGCGGCGGCCACCCTCAGGGCGGCGCTCGATCCGAGCCCGCGGGCGATCGGGATCTCCGACGACACCGTCACCCGATGCGGTGGGGCGGCGCCGGCCACGCCCCAGACCAAGGCCTGCAGGTCCTCATCGGCCAACCCGTCGACACCCACGACCTCCCATCCCTCGGCCATCTCGACGGTCACCTCGGCGCGCACACCCAGCGCCAGGGCGATGACGTCGAAGCCCGGGCCCAGGTTGGCCGACGATGCGGGAGCCGAAGCGGTGATCACGCTTCCTCGCCGAACTCGATGAAGATTCGGGTCGCCTCGGGAGCGACTCGGAAGATCTCCTCCTCGATTCGGGCGGTGATCTCCTCGACCTTCTCGCCGGTGAGCCCTCTCTCGACGGTGACATCCATGTTGACCAGGATCTCGTCCGGCCCGAGGTGCATGGTGAGCAGCCGTTCGACGGTCTCGACCTCGGGGATGGACAGCGCTGCAGACCTGATTGCGGATCGGGTCTGGCGAGAAGCCGACTCGCCCACCAGCATCCCCTTGGTCTCGATCGCCAGCAGCCAGGCGGTGAGTGCCAGCAGGACTCCGATGGTCATCGAGGCGACACCATCCCAGGCCGGGTTGCCGGTGGCGTCGGCGAGGAGCAGCCCGGTGGCGGCGATGGAGATGCCGAGCACCGCCACCGAATCTTCGAAGAGGACCACGAGCAGGGTCGGATCCTTGGCGTCGCGAATCGTGCGCCACACCGCCCGGCTTCCCCGCCGACGGTTGAACTCCTTGAGGGCGGGGCGGAAGGCCACCACGATCTCGAAGAACGCAGCGACGCCGAGCACGACCATGTTGAACGCCAGGCCGCCGGCGGCCTCGTGCGGATGCCGCAGCCGATCGAGACCCTCCATGAAGGCGACCACTCCGCCGCCGACGAACAGGAACACCGCGACCATGAACGCCCAGAAGTATGTCTCCTTGCCCTGGCCGAACTGGTGACGCACCGACGGTCGCAGCCGGCTGTTGCGGCTTCCGCGCAAGAGGAAGAGCTGGTTGCCGCTGTCGGCTACCGAGTGGAACCCCTCGGCGAGCATGGCGGTCGAGCCGCTGATGGCGGCAGCCACGAACTTGAGGATGGCGATGCCGACGTTGGCGCCCAGCGCCAGCAGCACGAGAACCCGCGACTCGGAGGACGACACGGGATCAGGCTACCGGGCAGCCCGGATGCTCCGGGAACAGGCGCCATCAGATGTCGAGGATTCGTACCTCGTCGCGGCTCACCGTGCCCCCCAGCGAGGCGGTGCCGCCATCCCAGGAAAGGAGGATGGTGGATGGCGATCCGATCTCCTCGCCTTGCCACACCTCGCACCGCCCTTGTCTCTCCCCCTCGAAGTGCCGCACGGCGGCCAAAGCCACGGCGGCGCTCCCGGTGGCGGCGTCTTCGGGAACCCCCACCGCGGGGGCGAAGAAGCGGGCCCGGTAGCCGTCGCGATCGGGAGCGGCGAGGTAGCACAACCCCGCTCCCGAGGCCTCGAGGGCATCGAAGTCGGGATCGGCACCCTCGATCAGGCTGGGAAACCCGGGGTCGATCACGAGGTACTCGAGGGGCAGCTCGACCCACCAGGCCGCCATGGGATCGGGCAGGCGGGACATGAGGGCGATCGACTCGGCCTCGGGCGCGCGCCGCACGGCGTCGGGAAGGGGAACGTCCACCCAGACGGCCTCGCCGTCGACCCGGAAGGGCACCTCCCCGATACCGCAGGTCACCTTGTCGACGGTGCCCGGGCCCATCATGGAGAGCACCCACGCCGCACCCACCAGGGGGTGGCCGGCGAAGGGGATCTCGACGCGTGGTGTGAAGATCCGAACCGATGGCGTGCCCTCTTCCTGCCAGTCGATGAACACCGTCTCGGAGAAGGCGAGTTCGGAGGCGATTCGCTGCATTCCGGCGGCGTCGAGTCCGGTGAGGTCGGTGACGACCCCGAGCGGGTTGCCTCCTTCCTCTCCCCTGGTGAACACCCGGAGTACGTAGCAGTGGCGCATGGCGAGCAAAGGTAGCGCAGCGGCGGACACCCGACTTGTGAACCAGCCCCCTACGGGGAACACTTCGCCGATGGACCTCTTCGATCTCGACACCCTCCTCGCACAACTCATCCTGGCTCTGGGGGCAGCGCTGTTGGCAGGCAATGCTCTTGCCCTGATCATGGAGAGGCGCGGTAAGAGACCCGGGGGTGCCTCCGGAGAGCTGCGCAAGGGTCGCGCCTGGTTCCTGCTCGCCGTCGGCCTGGTGATCGGAGTCTGGGGTCTGGCCAGCCTTCTCACGCGCTGACCCGGTAGAATCCCGGTCCTTCGCGGGTGTAGTTCAATGGCAGAACACGAGCTTCCCAAGCTCGGGGCGAGGGTTCGATTCCCTTCACCCGCTCCGATCGTGCAGCACTCCTCCCCTCGCAGGCGGGAGGGTGGCGAAGCCGGGAGGGGGCAGACCCTGCGTGCGCGCATGTCGCGCCTGTGCCCCCTCCGGCCCTCCGGGCCACCTCTCACTACGGGGGATGGCACACGCCACGCGCTCTGTCGTGTGGTCCCCCTGCCGGCGCTCCGGGCCACCTCCCAGGGGAGGGAACGATGCCGTCGGCCCTTCGGGCCTCCGCGATTCCTTGGGGGGAACACCTGCATGGGCGGGTCCCGTCCCCCCGTCGGTGACACCACAAACGAAACCGGGGGCCCGAAGGCCCCCGGGTTTCGTAGGGAGGAACTGTGGCTTCAGGCGTCGCCGCCCATGCCGCCCCGCTTCCAGCGCCGGTAGTGCCCCTCACCCGGCTCGGGGAGTGGGTTGTTCACCATCTCGGTGAGCCGCTCCTCGGCGTTGGCCAGCTTCTCGTCGGCCTCCTCCTGGGTGAGCTTCCCGTCGGCGACGGCCTCATCCAGGCGCTCTCCGATGAGTCCCAGAAGGTGCTCGACGACCTCTTCGCCGCTGGAGCCGTTGGCGACGGCGATCTCGGCGATCGTGTCGTACTCCTCGAGCGCCTCCTTCCACTCCTCGCGATCGAGGCCGAGGAACTCGCCGATCTCGGCGATCATCTTCAGCCCGACACGCCTCTCTCGTGCCTCTGCAGCCAGCGTCGACGCAACCGCCTCCGCCTGCTCCTGGGTGATGGTCCCGTCCTCCACCAGGGAGGCCAGGTTCGCCAGGATGACCGAGTAGCCTCTGGCCTCGCCGGCGGGGGCCTCTTCGTCGCTGGTGGCCGCCCAGGCGATCCCCGACAGGGTCATCGAGGCGACGACCGCCAGGCTGACCACGATCTTTACTGTGCGCTTCATCGGCAACCTCCTTGTCCGTGTGCCTTTCGCACAACCACCACTCTCGGGGACCGCCTTTCGAGCGGCCTGAACCACCCATTACGCCTCGGTGGGAGTTCGATGAGAGAACGATGAGCGCCCCGGCGGGCCCACGGCGCCCGTTGCTGCGCCCTAACCTCCCGGCATGATCCTCTCGGACGTCTCCATCCGGGCGGCGGTCGAGCTGGGCAGGATCGCCATCGACCCGTTCGACCCGGCGATGGTGCAGCCGTCCAGCATCGACGTGCGCATCGACCGCTACTACCGGGTCTTCCAGAACCACCGATACGCCTTCATCGATCCCAAACAGCCGCAGCCCGACCTCACAGCGAAAGTGGAGACCGAGGTCGACCACCCCTTCGTGCTCCACCCGGGCGAGTTCGTGCTCGGCTCGACCCTGGAGGTGGTCGCCCTCGGCGACGACATCGTCGCCCGGCTCGAAGGGAAGTCGTCGCTGGGACGCCTTGGCCTGCTGATCCACTCCACGGCGGGGTTCGTCGACCCCGGCTTCGAGGGACACCTGACGCTGGAGCTCTCCAACGTGGCCACGCTGCCCATCGCCATCTACCCCGGGATGAAGATCGGGCAGCTCTCCTTCTACGAGCTCACCACCCCCGCCGAGCACCCGTACGGCAGTCGACAGGCAGGATCCAAGTACCAGCAGCAGCGCGGTCCCACACCGAGCCGGGCGCATCAGGACTTCGACGCGTGACGGCCACCTCGCCGGCGGGTCGACGGCCGGGAGCCGTGGACCTCGAAGTGATCTCGGCTGCACCCGCGGGGCCAACCCGGCCACATCCCCTGTTGTTCGTCCACGGGGCCTGGCACGCAGCCTGGTGTTGGCAGGACCACTTCATGCCCTGGTTCGCCGCCAGGGGATGGGAATGCCACGCCGTGAGTCTTCGCGGCCACGGAGGATCGCCGAATCCCAGCTCCCTGCGCCGCACCCGCATCCGCCACTACGCAGGAGATCTCACCGAGGTGATCGATTCGCTGCCGGTACCCCCGATCGTTGTCGCACATTCGATGGGCGCCCTGGTGGCACAGCGGGCACTGGAGGGTCGGCGACTCCCCGGGCTCGTGCTGGTGGCGCCGGTCCCGCTCGGCGGTGTGTGGAGGACCACCCTGCGGGTGATCCGGCGCCATCCCTGGAAGTTCCTCAAGGCGAACCTCACCCTGAACCTGTGGCCGATCGTGGAGGACCGTACAGTCGCCGCCAGGCTCCTCCTCGAACCGGACACACCGGTCGAAGTCGTCGATGCCGTCTGGCGGCGGTTGCAGCCCGAGTCGTACCTGGCCTACTTGGACATGTTGCTGTTCGTGAGGGCTCGCCCGGCGCTGGTGCCGACGCCGGTGCGCCTGGTCGCCGCCGGGGAAGACCGCCTGTTCGCAGTGGGTGACGCCCGCAGGACGGCTCAGGCCTACGGGGTCGAGCCCGTGGTCGTCGAGGGTGCCGCCCACGACATGATGCTCGGCTCGTCGTGGGAGGCGGCGGCCGCCGCCGTGGAAGGTGCCCTGGAGAGCCTCTGACCGCGCGGTGGCGGTCCTCAGCCCAACGCCGGGATCACCACCGAACCGTAGGCGTCGATGGTCTCCTCCATCTGGTCGTGCATCAGGTAGACGGCGAACTGGTCGACCCCCAGGTCGCGCAGTTCCTCCATCCGCCTCACGTGCTCCTCGACGGGCCCCAGTACGCAGAAGCGGTCCACCACCTCGTCGGGCACGAAGGCGGTGGAAGGGTTCCCGGTCTTGCCGTGGTGCGAGTAGTCGTATCCCTCACGGGTGGCGATGTAGTCGGAGAGGGCCTTGGGCACCATCGTCCCGTCCGAGCCGTATCGGGCCACCAGGTCGGCGACATGGTTGCCCACCATCCCACCGAACCACCGCACCTGGTCACGCTGGTGGGCGAGGTCGTCCCCCACATAGGCCGGTGCAGCCACGCAGACCTTGACGTCGTCGGGATCGCGGCCGGCCGCCCGGGCGGCGTCCTTCACGAACTTGGATGTCCACTCCACCAGGTAGGGATCGGCCAGCTGAAGGATGAACCCGTCGCACGCCTCCCCGATCAGGGTCAGTGCCTTCGGGCCGTAGCCGGCACCCCACATGGGCAGCCTCCAGCCTTCCTCGATCCACGGAATGCGCACCACCTTGCCGTTGTACTCGACCTCCTCGCCGGCGACCAGTCGCTGGACGACGTCCATGCAGTCGCCCATCGTGGCCAGCGTGGTCGGCTTCTCGTTGATGTAGCGCAAGGCCGAGTCGCCGCGCCCCATCCCGCAGATGGTCCGGCCGTCGTACATCTCGTCGAGCGTGGCGAACAGTGAGGCGATCACCGTCCAGTCTCGGGTCCCGGGATTTGTCACCATCGGCCCGACGATCATCCGCTCGGTCTCGGCGAGCATCCGGGAGAAGATCACGAACGGCTCCTGCCACAGAACGTGAGAGTCGAAGGCCCAGCCGTACCCGAATCCGTTGGCCTCGGCGCGCCGGGTCAGCTCGAGAACCCGAGATGCCGGCGGGTTGGTCTGGAGCACTACCCCGAAGTCCATGCGATTCGCCTCCTCCATGGCCCGACACAAACCCTAGGTCTAGCAAGAAGTAGTACCTCTCGTCTAGGGTCCGGCGGGATCAGGAGGGCTCCCATGCTGTTCCACATCACCCACACCCACGAGCCGGCGCAGTGCCTGTACCGCGATCCGGAGAGGTTGGCGGCCACCTTCGGGGCCGTCCCGGCCGCAATGGAGGCCGCCGGAGCCAGGATGGTGGGATCCTGGGTGAACGGCGCCGCCCACGCCTTCTACTACGTGGTGGACGTCGACTCCCACGAGCAGCTGCTCGCCGGGCTCGACCCGATAGTGGACCGCGGACACGCCGACATCCGGCCTCTCACCGACCTGATGGCGACGGTGCGCTCCCTGCAGGATCGCCGAGGCTGACCGGCCTCGCTACTTCATCTGGGGGAACCCGAGGTTCACCCCACGGTGCGCCGGGTCGGGCCAGCGCGAGGTGATCACCTTCAGCCGGGTGTAGAAGTCGACCCCCTCCTTCCCGTACATCCGGGCCTCCCCGAACAGCGAGTTCTTCCAGCCGCCGAACGAGTAGTACGAGACCGGCACCGGGATGGGCACGTTCACCCCGACCATCCCCACCTGCACCTCGTTCTGGAACTTGCGGGCGGCCCCGCCGTCGTTGGTGAAGATGGCGACCCCG
This genomic interval carries:
- a CDS encoding cation diffusion facilitator family transporter gives rise to the protein MSSSESRVLVLLALGANVGIAILKFVAAAISGSTAMLAEGFHSVADSGNQLFLLRGSRNSRLRPSVRHQFGQGKETYFWAFMVAVFLFVGGGVVAFMEGLDRLRHPHEAAGGLAFNMVVLGVAAFFEIVVAFRPALKEFNRRRGSRAVWRTIRDAKDPTLLVVLFEDSVAVLGISIAATGLLLADATGNPAWDGVASMTIGVLLALTAWLLAIETKGMLVGESASRQTRSAIRSAALSIPEVETVERLLTMHLGPDEILVNMDVTVERGLTGEKVEEITARIEEEIFRVAPEATRIFIEFGEEA
- the dcd gene encoding dCTP deaminase, which produces MILSDVSIRAAVELGRIAIDPFDPAMVQPSSIDVRIDRYYRVFQNHRYAFIDPKQPQPDLTAKVETEVDHPFVLHPGEFVLGSTLEVVALGDDIVARLEGKSSLGRLGLLIHSTAGFVDPGFEGHLTLELSNVATLPIAIYPGMKIGQLSFYELTTPAEHPYGSRQAGSKYQQQRGPTPSRAHQDFDA
- a CDS encoding AURKAIP1/COX24 domain-containing protein, producing the protein MGSLIKKRRKKMSKHKYRKRLRANRHKKK
- a CDS encoding glucose 1-dehydrogenase; amino-acid sequence: MPANFDLSDRVVVVTGSSRGIGEAIARAAAAAGAAVVLASRKQDLLDAVASDIKEAGGTALPVAAHTGRPDEVDALFDRVIAEFGRVDGLVNNAATNVYFGPMLGIDEAAWDKIFEVNVKGYFNCARAFASRNQGGGSIVNLASVVGLRAAPLQGVYGMTKAAVVSMTQSLAMELGSAAIRVNAIAPGLVETQFSRVLVETPEIRDHFVERTALGRIAQPDEIAGTAIYLLSEASSYTTGQVVVVDGGMTST
- a CDS encoding gamma-glutamyl-gamma-aminobutyrate hydrolase family protein; the encoded protein is MPPIIGITTGRRLVGPSPGQESAHATLATYTTMVRAAGGIPILLVPGSDDEAKRVLGLIDGLLLSGGGDVDPARYEGARPASVYAVDGARDGFEITLSRLAAERRLPTLCICRGLQVMNVAMGGTLIEDIADENPAHLIHRMDGDEAHQARHAVTIEPGSSTAKALGREQLEVNTLHHQAVRAIGSGLVATGFAPDGIVESLAPEDPEWPMWAVQWHPEYLGPSDEPSLALFEAFIRAAGG
- a CDS encoding crotonase/enoyl-CoA hydratase family protein, which encodes MTVHYENVGNAAVVTIANPARRNAVDRATALALAGAWQRFEEDDDAAVGVLTGAGGHFCSGADLKSFDLVDDDAGFLGMTRTMVSKPTIAAIAGYAVGGGLELALWCDLRVAGEDAVLGCLERRFGVPLVDGGTVRLPQVVGLGRALDLILTGRRVPAEEAFRIGLVDRLVAPDTELAAALDLAEEIASHPQATLRSDRASVYATLGVPMGPALEEERRLGLESIGVAAEGAARFAAGEGRRWSVADGTTAP
- a CDS encoding PhzF family phenazine biosynthesis protein, yielding MRHCYVLRVFTRGEEGGNPLGVVTDLTGLDAAGMQRIASELAFSETVFIDWQEEGTPSVRIFTPRVEIPFAGHPLVGAAWVLSMMGPGTVDKVTCGIGEVPFRVDGEAVWVDVPLPDAVRRAPEAESIALMSRLPDPMAAWWVELPLEYLVIDPGFPSLIEGADPDFDALEASGAGLCYLAAPDRDGYRARFFAPAVGVPEDAATGSAAVALAAVRHFEGERQGRCEVWQGEEIGSPSTILLSWDGGTASLGGTVSRDEVRILDI
- a CDS encoding TIGR03842 family LLM class F420-dependent oxidoreductase, with the translated sequence MDFGVVLQTNPPASRVLELTRRAEANGFGYGWAFDSHVLWQEPFVIFSRMLAETERMIVGPMVTNPGTRDWTVIASLFATLDEMYDGRTICGMGRGDSALRYINEKPTTLATMGDCMDVVQRLVAGEEVEYNGKVVRIPWIEEGWRLPMWGAGYGPKALTLIGEACDGFILQLADPYLVEWTSKFVKDAARAAGRDPDDVKVCVAAPAYVGDDLAHQRDQVRWFGGMVGNHVADLVARYGSDGTMVPKALSDYIATREGYDYSHHGKTGNPSTAFVPDEVVDRFCVLGPVEEHVRRMEELRDLGVDQFAVYLMHDQMEETIDAYGSVVIPALG
- a CDS encoding alpha/beta fold hydrolase, which encodes MPWFAARGWECHAVSLRGHGGSPNPSSLRRTRIRHYAGDLTEVIDSLPVPPIVVAHSMGALVAQRALEGRRLPGLVLVAPVPLGGVWRTTLRVIRRHPWKFLKANLTLNLWPIVEDRTVAARLLLEPDTPVEVVDAVWRRLQPESYLAYLDMLLFVRARPALVPTPVRLVAAGEDRLFAVGDARRTAQAYGVEPVVVEGAAHDMMLGSSWEAAAAAVEGALESL
- a CDS encoding PAC2 family protein, with the translated sequence MDSLERHHRPRLRSPAALLAWRGWNDAAEGASEAIRYLLSQNDDLIPMATIHPEEFFDFQVSRPVVGRTIGGARFVAWPETKIHVLKGPRRDLLVLDGNEPNVRWKTYCETLIGLLRESKVGLVVTLGAFVAEVPHTRPVPLVGVSPDRLILEEHGLPESQYVGPTGIPGVMQQACLLADLKAVSIWAGAPHYLAANHNPMVTLALLRKADEILGFGFDLTELERSASEYLARVDEAMADNDEFVAYLRSLEAETEPPPDLEGGAGLIGEIEDFLKGR
- the thrB gene encoding homoserine kinase, coding for MITASAPASSANLGPGFDVIALALGVRAEVTVEMAEGWEVVGVDGLADEDLQALVWGVAGAAPPHRVTVSSEIPIARGLGSSAALRVAAAAALEASSGETRLERVLRTAAAAEGHADNVAAAVHGGLVLVGPAGQVRKIALHPALVAVVAVPDHELATPEARAALPEQVSRQVAVRTAARLAFLVEGLRTGDPEALAAAAGDEVHEEPRSPLSPVSSELMVAARRGGALHACWSGAGPSVLALATEDSADAVRRAFEDVLGVHGSVLEPPVDREGVRVG